Part of the Etheostoma cragini isolate CJK2018 unplaced genomic scaffold, CSU_Ecrag_1.0 ScbMSFa_2624, whole genome shotgun sequence genome is shown below.
TTTCTATAACCTGGACCCTACTTTCCCAGGTTTCTGAGTGTCTGATGGATCAACAATCTCTGAAACTGGTCCAGTGTTAACAAGAACCAAACCCGGTTTACCTTGTTAAAGGGTCCTTTGAGGGTGCCGAGCGTGCTACAGGAGAGAAGTCTGTCCCTCCAATCAGAGCTGTTGAGCCGCTCAGCCAGCAGCGAACGCACCAGAGTCTGCAGAGGAGACCAGGACAGAGACAGGTTACAGAGGCGCCGTCACCGGCCAATGGGAGGAGACGGCAGACTTGAGTCGCGCAttctcagatttaaacggtgtACGACACcgattgtttggttgctaacgttagcccaaaacaccattcagctgacagcctttgttgtgtttgatgctaacttgtaactaagctagcagtgaaccaactttgttaagtaggtccatttttactgaattaacattacagaagtctcccGTTAGCATCTCAGAGTCTACTTGTCGctaagtgacgcatgcacaactcagATCTCCCCTCTCTTCTGATTGGACAGTGACAGGCGTCCCTTAGAGGATAATCGGCCCAGTTTGGGTCAGATTCGCCCACCGAACCATCGCAGCGGTGTCATGATTAACAGCTGGTCCAAACCCATTATCTGCCGGAATGACCCTGGAGTGTGAGggtttacagacagacaggcagacaggctcTGACCGTCTGGCTGCTGATGGAGCTCAGCAGTGAAACCACCGGCTGGCTGGTGGCGGGTTGGTCGTCGCCGTCGTCGTTGTGCTGGTCGCGGCGGAGGAAGAGCTGAGCTACGAGTCTCCGGAGGACGCCATGACTGTAGTCTCCGTCCAGAGCTGAACGCTGTGCAGCCAACCAGCTGTCAGGATCTAAAGCTGCACAACCGGAAACACACACCaggaaacaacaggaaacacaacaggaaacacacaacacgaaacacacaacaggagacaacaggaaacaacaggaaacaacaggaaacacacaacaggagacaacaggaaacacacaaaaggaaacaacaggaaacacaacaggaaacacacaacacaaaacacacaacgcgaaacacacaacaggagacaacaggaaacacacaaaaggaaacaacaggaaacaacaggaaacaacaggaaacacacaacaggaaacaacaggaaacaaaaggaaactcacaacaggaaacaacaggaaacaacaggaaacaacaggaaacaacaggaaacacacaacaggagacaacaggaaacacacaaaaggaaacaataggaaacaacaggaaacaacaggaaacacacaacaggaaacaacaggaaacaacaggaaactcacaacaggaaacaacaggaaacaacaggaaacacacaacaggaaacaacaggaaacacacaaaaggaaacaataggaaacaacaggaaacacacaaaaggaaacaataggaaacaacaggaaacacacaaaaggaaacaataggaaacaacaggaaacacacaaaaggaaacaacaggaaacaacagg
Proteins encoded:
- the LOC117940496 gene encoding HEAT repeat-containing protein 4-like, which gives rise to MASDQTAPDSQALDPDSWLAAQRSALDGDYSHGVLRRLVAQLFLRRDQHNDDGDDQPATSQPVVSLLSSISSQTTLVRSLLAERLNSSDWRDRLLSCSTLGTLKGPFNK